The window GGCAGCGCGGAAGGTGGCGTTGCCATCAGCAGCCCATGCAGCGTGCCAGCCGGCAGCCAGCATGACGAACAGCAGGGCGCACAGCAGCGCACGGCAGACTGCCGTGGCCGCACCTGTCTGGCGGCTGACGTTACGCAAGTTGCTTAACCCGCTCAATGGGGCTGATGATGTCGGTAAGACGCACCCCGAACTTTTCGTTGATGACAACCGCCTCGCCACGGGCAACAAGCTTGCCGTTCACGAAGATTTCCAGGGGCTCACCTGCCAGCTTGTTGAGTTCCACAACGGAACCCTGACCAAGCTGCAGAAGTTCGTTGATCAGCAGACGGGTACGTCCCAGTTCTGCGGAAACGTCCAGCGGAATATCCAGAATGAAATCCAGTTCGCGCTTGCCGCTATCGGGTCTGGGGCTTTTGGCTTCCTCAGTCAGATCCTTGAAGGTGGCCTCGCGGGCCGCAGAAGCGAAGAACGCCTGTTCCTTCTCCTTCTTCACCTGATCCTGCTCGTCGGATGCCAGTGCCGCTGCCCATTCCGCCGCCAGTCTTTCGTCGTCGGACCCTCCGCCGCCTCCGCCACCGCCACCACCGCCAGCAGCTGCCGCTGCCGCCGCTGCTTCAAACGGATCGGGATCGCCATCTTCCTGCGCCTCAAGTGCCGCAGCCCACTGTGCTGCCAACTGATCCTGATCAATTTCGTCTGACATATCTCACCTTCCTTGGGGAAAGGTTCAGGTTGCCTGGCTGGTTACTGGATTACCAGTTCGGTAAAATACACACGCACGACTTTGGAGCCGCCAAGAATCTGATTCAGGCGCGTCACCAGTTCATTCTTGAGCAGAATCTTGTTCTCAAGGGGAGCAAGGTCCGCATATGACTTGCTGGAAAGCAGCAGAATGACTGCGTCGCGCACCTTTGCCTGCGCGCCTTCCAATTCTGCGGCAACATCGGGGTTGACTACCTCGACATCCAGCGTCAGCTTAATGTACCTGCGGCCCAGCGGGTCCGCAAGGTTCACGAGAAAAGTGGGCAGCGTGACGACCTGGGCGTCCTTGGGGCTCACTTCGCCCTGCGCGCCCTGATCCATCTGCACCTGCTGGGGCTCAGCGTCTGCAGCAGGCTTGCTGAGGAAGTACTTCCACGCAATGAATCCGCCGCCGCCAAGCAGGATAAGCAACAGCAACAGCAGAATTATCCACTTGAATGCTCCGCCTTTCTTTTTTTCCTTGTCCTCATCAGCCACGGCTTTTCTCCTTTACATTATCCCACGGCAGTGCCGGAAAAACGGTCGGGGCTACATGTAGCGCCCCATCCACTGGGTGGTCTTGAGCAATATCTCAACACGCCTGTTCTGGGCGCGTCCGCCTTCGGTAATATTGTCCGCCACAGGCTTGTCCGGTCCGTACCCGCTGATGGAAAAGCGGGTGGGGTCAAGTCCCATGGAGATGAAAAAATCCAGCACGGACAGGGCTCTCTTGCCGGAAAGGGTATAATTGTCCATTCCGGAGGAGGGATACAAGTCCGTATGCCCCGTGATATTGCAGTCCGCCGTCGAGTATTGCAGCATCAGCACCACCTGCTCAAGCAGCTTTCGGGCCGAAGCGCTCAGATCATAGCTGCCGGGGGCAAAGAGCAGGTCATTGGTCAACACAATGGCCAGCCCTTCAGGTTTTTCCAATATTCTCAGGTTCCTGTCCAGTGTGCTGACGTCAATTTCCGGCGGCAGCTCCTCGTCCGGGAACAACAAATCCTTGATTCTCTCAGGCTTCTCAAGCGCCGAACTCGGATCTTCAAGCAACTTCATCAACACATTTATCCGGACAGGAATCTTACCCGCCCCCTGATGGCTGATGGAGTCCGTGCGGCTCTGAAAAGGGCTCATACGCGCCAACATGACACGATCCATGGATGCCATACTGAGCAACAGTACGAAAAACGTCAGCAGCAGCGTCACCAGATCGGAAAACGTGATCAGCCATGCGGGCGTTCCGCCTCCGCCGCCGCCTTTATCCTTCTTGCGGGCCATGACTACTCACCCGCTCCGGACTTCTCTTCTCCGGGCAGCCCCAGACGGAAACGGAAGTCCTTGTAGTTGAATTCACCCTGCTTCTTACGCGCCTTTTCACGCAACACTTCGATCTTGTCTATCCATTCCTTGTTGCGCTTATCCAGCACGATATCCACACGACGGTTGCGCTTTCTGCCTTCTGGCGTGTTCTCGGACCACCGCGGTCTGTAGCTGCCGAATCCTTCCACCGAAAGCCGCGCCGGAGGCAGGCCCCGAGAGGTGAGATAACGATACAGGCTCATCACCCGCAGAAAGGACATCTCCCACGCAGGAGAAAGCTGTCGCTCATTGTCCGTGGGGGCCTTGTAGTCCTCACCCATTTCCTCACGCATGCCTGCGGTGTGCCCCGCGAGCAGAAGCGGATGCTGAATGCGCAGGAACCACGGGAGCATGCGATCTATGAGCCGCATGCCTTCCGCACTCAACTGCGCCGAGCCGGGCTGAAAAAGCACTTCGTCACTGATGGAAATGATCTGGACGAACTGATTCTCCTGAAAATTCAAATCGCCGCGCTGGTCGTCCCAGAGCATATCCTTGAGCGGCTCCAGTGAATCCGTTTCAAAATCCATAACGCCGGGCTCAATGATGCGGGCCTGATTCTTGACGCTGGCAGGGTTGAAACTCCCCAGCCCCTCGCCGAACTGACCGGAAATGGACTGCAGAACGGTAAGCTTGCGACGCTCGTCAATAACCGCCATACTCACCAGCAGAACGAAGAACGTGAGCATGAGCGTCATCATATCCGAAAAGGTGATGAGCCACGCGGCACCGCCGCCCTCGCCCTTTTTTTTCTTCCGTCTGGCCATTACCGTATCCGCCTTTCATCCGACCCGCGGCGAAATCTCTACACGCCTGTCAGCCTCTGCCGCAAAACACAGGCTAATCGCCGCCCTTCCGTTCCTTGGGGGGCTGGAAGCTCGACAGCTTCTCCTGAATAATGCGCGGGTTCTCACCCTTGGAAATGGCAAGAATGCCCTCCATCTGCATTTCCTTGATCAGGATTTCGTCCTTGCTGCGAGATTTGAGCTTCCCCGCCATGGGGTTGAAAATCAGGTTGGCAAGCACCGCGCCATAAAACGTGGTGATCAACGCCACAGCCATGGCAGGGCCGATTGAACTGGGATCGTTCATTGTCTGCAACATCTGCACAAGACCGATAACCGTACCGATCATGCCCAGTGCAGGCGCATATTCGCCAAGCGCCCTGACGATTTCATAGCCGTTCTCATGACGCCCTTCTATGTTGGAGATCTCGGTTTCCATGATCTCCTGAATGGCCTGCGGCTCAAGACCGTCAACCGTGAGCTGCAACCCCTTGCGCAGGTATGCGTCGTCAATTTCCTTGATGATGGGTTCCAGCGAGAGAATGCCTTCACGGCGGGCCCGGTTGGCGTAGTCCATGAACTGCTCAATAATGGTGGTGGGACTTTCCGCCTTGGCGAACAGCGTCTTCTTGATGACCCCGACAACGGCAAGCACTTTGCCTATAGGATAG is drawn from Desulfovibrio mangrovi and contains these coding sequences:
- the fliN gene encoding flagellar motor switch protein FliN, whose product is MSDEIDQDQLAAQWAAALEAQEDGDPDPFEAAAAAAAAGGGGGGGGGGGSDDERLAAEWAAALASDEQDQVKKEKEQAFFASAAREATFKDLTEEAKSPRPDSGKRELDFILDIPLDVSAELGRTRLLINELLQLGQGSVVELNKLAGEPLEIFVNGKLVARGEAVVINEKFGVRLTDIISPIERVKQLA
- a CDS encoding flagellar basal body-associated FliL family protein, producing MADEDKEKKKGGAFKWIILLLLLLILLGGGGFIAWKYFLSKPAADAEPQQVQMDQGAQGEVSPKDAQVVTLPTFLVNLADPLGRRYIKLTLDVEVVNPDVAAELEGAQAKVRDAVILLLSSKSYADLAPLENKILLKNELVTRLNQILGGSKVVRVYFTELVIQ
- a CDS encoding OmpA/MotB family protein, which gives rise to MARKKDKGGGGGGTPAWLITFSDLVTLLLTFFVLLLSMASMDRVMLARMSPFQSRTDSISHQGAGKIPVRINVLMKLLEDPSSALEKPERIKDLLFPDEELPPEIDVSTLDRNLRILEKPEGLAIVLTNDLLFAPGSYDLSASARKLLEQVVLMLQYSTADCNITGHTDLYPSSGMDNYTLSGKRALSVLDFFISMGLDPTRFSISGYGPDKPVADNITEGGRAQNRRVEILLKTTQWMGRYM
- a CDS encoding OmpA/MotB family protein, whose product is MARRKKKKGEGGGAAWLITFSDMMTLMLTFFVLLVSMAVIDERRKLTVLQSISGQFGEGLGSFNPASVKNQARIIEPGVMDFETDSLEPLKDMLWDDQRGDLNFQENQFVQIISISDEVLFQPGSAQLSAEGMRLIDRMLPWFLRIQHPLLLAGHTAGMREEMGEDYKAPTDNERQLSPAWEMSFLRVMSLYRYLTSRGLPPARLSVEGFGSYRPRWSENTPEGRKRNRRVDIVLDKRNKEWIDKIEVLREKARKKQGEFNYKDFRFRLGLPGEEKSGAGE
- a CDS encoding motility protein A — protein: MDLATILGIVISFGLVVSAIMAGSSLLIFIDIPSFLIVFGGTIGALLVNYPIGKVLAVVGVIKKTLFAKAESPTTIIEQFMDYANRARREGILSLEPIIKEIDDAYLRKGLQLTVDGLEPQAIQEIMETEISNIEGRHENGYEIVRALGEYAPALGMIGTVIGLVQMLQTMNDPSSIGPAMAVALITTFYGAVLANLIFNPMAGKLKSRSKDEILIKEMQMEGILAISKGENPRIIQEKLSSFQPPKERKGGD